A stretch of the Streptomyces ortus genome encodes the following:
- a CDS encoding TauD/TfdA dioxygenase family protein, translated as MDQFTLDAIARITTAPRETYESFTVDPLTPLIGAEIAGLDLSEELTPAQQKDVRTAFLTHHVLVFRDQHLTPEDHKRFAALFGPLHLDSLPEEGGDPYILKVSANKDSKVVVGNGWHADGTADDEPSLGSMLYVTEVPEIGSGGDTLFANMHLAYDMLSPAMKTFLDGLTAVHDGVRPWLTLGQLPPAGYDAPRAEHPVVVRHPDTGRKILFVNGPYTSHITQLATAESKAVLEMLYEHVARTNLLHCRVRWQANTLVFWDNRCVQHHATWDYFPYSRYGQRIAIDGTRPQA; from the coding sequence ATGGACCAGTTCACCCTGGACGCCATCGCACGCATCACGACGGCGCCCCGTGAGACCTACGAGAGTTTCACCGTCGACCCGCTGACACCGCTGATCGGTGCGGAGATAGCCGGTCTCGACCTCTCCGAGGAACTGACCCCCGCCCAGCAGAAGGACGTCCGGACGGCCTTCCTGACCCACCACGTCCTCGTCTTCCGCGACCAGCACCTCACCCCCGAGGACCACAAGCGCTTCGCCGCCCTGTTCGGGCCGCTGCACCTGGACTCCCTGCCCGAGGAGGGGGGTGACCCGTACATCCTCAAGGTCAGCGCGAACAAGGACTCCAAGGTCGTCGTCGGCAACGGCTGGCACGCCGACGGGACCGCCGACGACGAGCCCTCCCTCGGCTCGATGCTCTACGTCACCGAGGTGCCGGAGATCGGCAGCGGAGGCGACACCCTCTTCGCCAACATGCACCTCGCCTACGACATGCTGTCCCCGGCGATGAAGACGTTCCTGGACGGACTGACCGCCGTCCACGACGGTGTACGCCCCTGGCTCACCCTGGGACAGTTGCCGCCGGCGGGGTACGACGCGCCGCGCGCCGAGCACCCGGTCGTCGTACGCCACCCCGACACCGGACGCAAGATCCTGTTCGTGAACGGCCCGTACACCTCGCACATCACCCAGCTGGCCACCGCCGAGAGCAAGGCCGTCCTGGAGATGCTGTACGAGCACGTCGCCCGCACGAACCTGCTGCACTGCCGGGTGCGCTGGCAGGCCAACACCCTGGTCTTCTGGGACAACCGCTGCGTCCAGCACCACGCCACCTGGGACTACTTCCCGTACTCCCGCTACGGGCAGCGCATCGCCATCGACGGGACCCGGCCCCAGGCATGA
- a CDS encoding non-ribosomal peptide synthetase, giving the protein MSGSTAPGSAAPGSSPSGPLLAEAVLAQARLTPDALALADGDHRLDYAALDRASLRVARGLRARGIDAGQAVAVRLPRSWQLVCVMLGIRRAGATVVPLDAQSPAERRRHILDDSAAVALVHDGTDDGTGDGTPGEGSGFLLAVDDLLADLPAKDTGTSPGAGSLDRVTPATDAATSFLFYTSGTTGRPKGVEVKDAGIMRLADPGFLSPTAGRRYASISNPAFDALSYEVWVPLLTGGTCVVLNDEQVQNPHLLAETLRRERIDALFVTSALFNAVTAGVPHCFDSVAQVLIGGEQLNTTRVKRWYRDNPGSATRLVNVYGPTESATFALHHPVPRDFDGDTVPVGRPLPATDAVLVADGPRTAGTDEIGELYLSGAGLATGYRNLPEETAHRFVPLPWHDAGRAVWYRTGDLARRDATGLLTFVGRADRQVKVRGFRVEPGEVEQRLGAHPAVRQVRVCTLRDVDGAHELLAYLVLGAELTYEEYERHLTAALPPYMRPHRTHLVDALPRNANGKVDDAALLGSQTPAWRRVSGAAVEVTDAQREVLELAGSVLGVPGLRPDDRWIPHGGDSLKALRLRFDIRRRWNVEVPQSVVLREDFAALTEAITSGSADSHGASSSPDGAGQAPPYPPVPGPSGRRAAPATSEQQRLWLLDRSDPHSRAYDVPLAFHLRGTFDEEVLHAALTRLVAEHPALRTAFRSAPEGLLQEIGDPFDPWEPTDVLDGEDWEPAARRFFATPFDLAEARMLRAGLLRAPDGPVLLLHLHHIAVDGWSLNVLFRDLTAFTAQAAGLEEKDAGTAHTPLDFALWQRRWHLEPSYGEQRSALRHHYAALESEPSPPAVASSAGTGARLLTASLDLVQRARLDRLGAELGLTRFQLLLAAFSWSLYGVTGRTRPVVASPVSGRPVGEFAATVGMFANTVLLPLRLQPGDGLRRQLGRQAAEVQHILDRQDVTLADVLTDHDFGGGPLFDFMFVLENTDFGALSLPDCRVRPAWPQPLDTKCALTLSVVEQDFGFDCLWEYAAGRFDAEVVASAHRLFVRAIDLLTAEDEDEEWSQGQGEPTLTALVAPYRRALPDPGQGARSTPAFTTVAEGFAAQVRRTPHAPALTAGDHTLTYAQLDARGRALAAELTARLPLPSDPAAPARVALHLTPSAEHIVALLAAAQLNLTVVPLDPAYPPALLRRVLRDADPLCVLTAVGAEQDVAGIAPPELPRHPINLAAVAPAAPRPAPHEGLRPLYTLFTSGSTGAPKGVDVPDLTLCNLLHWQNEAGGLGEAAVTQQFSMLSFDVSFQEIFTTLCSGGRLHLVRPEWRQDLPALLDQLEQSGAERLFLPCVALQLLAEHAVHLGRFPSRLREVVTAGEQLLCTDAIRRWFAGLTDARLFNHYGPTETHVVSGLCLDGDPMLWPTRPAIGRPVANAVLRVSDDSGEPLPPGVVGRLLIGGPMASPCYLGDAELNRSRFTELPGLGTFYRSGDLAHFDTAGLLHFDGRDDDQVKISGHRLELGQLEAALLRHPSVIGALVSRDGDSLVALLQCRGEDPDPDELAAHLAGQVPPFARIRTFRRVEALPRTPSGKLDRRAVTAQGRELGGGPPPGPRGQEDPESVAAAREARLCELFAAVTGKRVLPDQRFFDAGAGSLDLMRFQLRCGVELGLSFTVADLFEHVTVRSLSRFLDRSDPTTAGATGADTATARVPVERNSDAGEPIAVIGMAVRLPGAPDLASFWRMVEVGERGIEHFPAAEGRVGARSQLDGPLAFDPQHFGISPQEARLMDPQQRHLLMSCVEALAHAGIAEPADSRVGLIAGCGENTYFQSMLREADPAALPDSFRLALHHDKDFLATKAAYHLNLTGPAFTVQAACASSLVGVHLAAGLLRQGEADVMLAGGVLVDTLLTDGYTYRPQHIFSPDGHCRPFSDDAAGTVGASGVGVVVLKPLSLAERDGDTVYAVVTGSALNNDGASKLGYSAPSVAGQREVIRTALRRSGRPGSDIGYVEAHGTGTRLGDPVEVAALRQALDLPDSASCALSSVKSQIGHLGAAAGVVGLVRAALAVHHGVIPPNVDFRRLNPEIGADAGPFHIPTRARPWPAGRPRVAAVSSFGIGGTNAHLILEQHASPAPARTPEATGPSARTGPLVLSGSSERSLRTDARRVADHLAAAPQTYDQVLRHLRSGRPSRTHRVAAVCPDAETAVAWLRTVADGSEHAADGAEAVPWTARGSAEAGGDLPPGTHSAPPPWDFPPPAFALTDYDFPRAARQPERVTAADPAATAPPVRMPEAEWLHQTEWARLRRAVPYTGPLSGRPVVVVTDGTSTPVDWKALHSAHSRVVHVTSGAAYVRSGTDRYEVDPADPASLARLLRDVGHDAPEGFEWLHALPLGVEGPVGEGSLAHARRVCLDHTAALCQAVASLPPDARPRLWWLSRGAQPVTGEVTRPELGLLTAAVEVPRQELGLDTHWIDLPGADPADWAHLLAPILADAPAEAAPEAAPEAAPERRLALRQGYWWRPAARPVPRPLPRAAAGPVQGAGLVEGDGTHLVLGGTGGIGTGIADWLLEHTDGQVVLLARRAHLPPALARWSDRVTLVAADLAEESLDVLLDRLAPHTGRLHGVVHAAGSASGALLLRRDSETMRDADRAKLNAVLLTERLIARHRPRYAVSCSSLSALFGGVGQFDYAAANGVLDAFPHHGGEASSSTVRLSIGWDVWRDAGMARDALGTDARHQAHLRTGLSTAEGLRVFADAMELQLPHLLVSSTPLEASRYFYEPEAPTTAHEATRAPAAAAESPDTAELIEAARELLGTDTLDPAASLYDLGADSLTLLDLLSEVKRRYGVDIELSRLSHQVSVNELLDRLDRPARSREPADDPVTVETWQTGDDQDVLCVIHPVGGDIQAYRPLVSALDARTTVCLVPDPALRDPHLPDWSVAERADRYLAALRARFPGPRIRLRLAGWSFGALVAHAMAARAEAAGRPVDRLYLLDPPAPQARVQTPDEDALRAVFELELRGNKPPGTDAPSSSQIRTAGETYAERLAHCCRANVSAMAAHTAPRLTRTPSALWLATEATPDLPLAPPAPTAAEEWTTLLPPPAQVQHVHATHYEIVTGRHVQDIARAIDADR; this is encoded by the coding sequence ATGTCCGGCTCCACCGCACCCGGTTCCGCCGCGCCGGGCTCCTCCCCGTCCGGTCCGCTGCTGGCCGAGGCGGTACTCGCTCAGGCGCGTCTGACCCCCGACGCCCTCGCCCTGGCCGACGGGGACCACCGCCTCGACTACGCGGCCCTCGACCGGGCCTCGCTGCGGGTGGCGCGCGGTCTGCGGGCCCGCGGGATCGACGCCGGGCAGGCCGTCGCGGTCCGCCTGCCGCGGTCCTGGCAGCTGGTGTGCGTGATGCTCGGCATCCGCCGCGCCGGTGCCACCGTGGTCCCCCTAGACGCGCAGAGCCCGGCCGAACGCCGCCGCCACATCCTCGACGACTCGGCCGCCGTGGCCCTGGTCCACGACGGCACGGACGACGGCACGGGCGACGGCACGCCCGGCGAGGGCTCCGGCTTCCTGCTGGCCGTCGACGACCTCCTCGCCGACCTCCCCGCGAAGGACACGGGCACGAGTCCGGGCGCGGGGTCCCTCGACCGGGTCACCCCCGCGACGGACGCGGCCACCTCGTTCCTCTTCTACACCTCGGGCACCACCGGCCGCCCCAAGGGGGTCGAGGTCAAGGACGCCGGCATCATGCGGCTGGCCGACCCCGGCTTCCTCTCCCCCACGGCGGGCCGACGGTACGCGAGCATCTCCAACCCGGCCTTCGACGCCCTGAGTTACGAGGTCTGGGTACCCCTGCTGACCGGCGGAACCTGTGTCGTCCTGAACGACGAACAGGTCCAGAACCCGCATCTGCTCGCCGAGACGCTGCGGCGCGAGCGGATCGACGCCCTCTTCGTGACCTCGGCCCTCTTCAACGCCGTCACCGCCGGTGTGCCGCACTGCTTCGACTCCGTCGCACAGGTCCTGATCGGCGGCGAACAGCTCAACACTACCCGCGTCAAGCGCTGGTACCGGGACAACCCCGGCAGCGCGACCCGCCTGGTCAACGTCTACGGGCCCACCGAGTCCGCCACCTTCGCCCTGCACCACCCGGTGCCCCGCGACTTCGACGGCGACACCGTCCCCGTGGGCCGGCCCCTGCCCGCCACGGACGCCGTGCTGGTCGCCGACGGTCCACGGACCGCCGGGACCGACGAGATCGGTGAACTGTACTTGTCCGGGGCCGGGTTGGCGACGGGTTACCGCAACCTGCCCGAGGAGACGGCCCACCGCTTCGTCCCGCTGCCGTGGCACGACGCGGGCCGCGCCGTCTGGTACCGCACCGGCGACCTCGCGCGCCGAGACGCCACGGGGCTCCTCACCTTCGTCGGGCGGGCCGACCGCCAGGTGAAGGTGCGCGGCTTCCGCGTCGAGCCGGGGGAGGTCGAGCAGCGGCTCGGCGCCCACCCCGCCGTCCGGCAGGTCCGGGTCTGCACCCTGCGCGACGTGGACGGCGCCCATGAGCTGCTGGCCTATCTGGTACTGGGCGCCGAGCTGACGTACGAGGAGTACGAACGCCATCTGACGGCCGCCCTGCCCCCCTACATGCGACCGCACCGCACCCACCTCGTGGACGCCCTGCCGCGCAACGCCAACGGCAAGGTCGACGACGCGGCCCTGCTGGGTTCCCAGACGCCGGCGTGGCGCCGCGTCTCGGGCGCGGCCGTCGAGGTGACCGACGCGCAGCGCGAGGTGCTGGAGCTGGCCGGGAGCGTGCTGGGGGTACCGGGGCTCCGGCCGGACGACCGCTGGATCCCGCACGGAGGTGACTCGCTCAAGGCGTTGCGCCTGCGGTTCGACATCCGGCGCCGCTGGAACGTCGAGGTGCCGCAGTCCGTCGTCCTGCGGGAGGACTTCGCCGCGCTCACCGAGGCGATCACCTCCGGCTCCGCCGACTCCCACGGTGCCTCCAGTTCCCCGGACGGCGCGGGGCAGGCGCCGCCGTACCCGCCGGTGCCCGGCCCGAGCGGTCGCCGTGCCGCGCCGGCCACCTCCGAGCAGCAGCGCCTGTGGCTCCTGGACCGGAGCGACCCGCACAGCCGCGCCTACGACGTGCCGCTCGCCTTCCACCTGCGAGGTACCTTCGACGAGGAGGTCCTGCACGCGGCACTGACCCGGCTGGTCGCCGAACACCCCGCACTGCGCACGGCTTTCCGGTCCGCCCCGGAGGGGCTGCTCCAGGAGATCGGCGACCCGTTCGACCCCTGGGAACCGACCGACGTCCTCGACGGCGAGGACTGGGAGCCGGCCGCGCGGCGGTTCTTCGCCACCCCCTTCGACCTCGCCGAGGCGCGGATGCTCCGGGCGGGCCTGCTGCGGGCACCCGACGGCCCGGTACTCCTGCTGCACCTGCACCACATCGCCGTGGACGGCTGGTCCCTCAACGTCCTCTTCCGCGACCTCACCGCCTTCACCGCGCAAGCGGCCGGACTCGAAGAAAAGGACGCGGGAACCGCTCATACGCCGCTCGACTTCGCCCTGTGGCAGCGGCGTTGGCACCTGGAACCCTCCTACGGCGAGCAGCGGTCGGCACTGCGCCACCACTACGCCGCCCTGGAATCGGAACCGTCCCCGCCCGCCGTCGCGAGCAGCGCCGGCACCGGGGCCCGGTTGCTGACCGCGTCCCTCGACCTCGTCCAGCGGGCGCGGCTCGACCGCCTCGGGGCGGAGCTCGGGCTCACCCGTTTCCAGCTCCTGCTGGCCGCCTTCTCCTGGAGCCTGTACGGCGTGACGGGCCGGACCCGCCCCGTCGTGGCCAGCCCCGTCTCGGGCCGGCCGGTAGGCGAGTTCGCCGCGACGGTGGGCATGTTCGCGAATACCGTGCTGCTGCCGCTGCGGCTCCAGCCGGGCGACGGCCTGCGCCGCCAGCTCGGCCGGCAGGCCGCCGAGGTCCAGCACATCCTGGACCGGCAGGACGTGACACTCGCCGACGTACTGACCGACCACGACTTCGGCGGCGGGCCCCTCTTCGACTTCATGTTCGTCCTGGAGAACACCGACTTCGGCGCGCTGTCGCTGCCGGACTGCCGGGTACGTCCCGCCTGGCCCCAGCCCCTCGACACCAAGTGCGCGCTCACCCTGTCCGTCGTCGAGCAGGACTTCGGGTTCGACTGCCTGTGGGAGTACGCGGCCGGGCGCTTCGACGCCGAGGTGGTGGCGTCCGCCCACCGGCTCTTCGTCCGGGCGATCGACCTGCTCACGGCCGAGGACGAGGACGAGGAGTGGAGCCAGGGGCAGGGCGAGCCCACGTTGACCGCCCTCGTCGCGCCCTACCGGCGCGCTCTCCCCGACCCCGGACAAGGGGCGCGGAGCACACCCGCGTTCACGACGGTGGCGGAGGGCTTCGCCGCGCAGGTACGGCGGACTCCGCACGCACCGGCCCTGACCGCGGGCGACCACACCCTCACCTACGCTCAACTCGACGCGCGCGGAAGGGCGTTGGCGGCCGAGCTGACGGCCCGGCTTCCGCTGCCGTCCGATCCCGCGGCGCCCGCCCGGGTCGCGCTGCATCTCACGCCGTCCGCCGAGCACATCGTGGCTCTGCTCGCCGCCGCACAGCTCAACCTGACCGTCGTACCGCTCGACCCCGCCTATCCGCCCGCGCTGCTGCGCCGGGTCCTGCGGGACGCCGACCCGCTGTGCGTCCTGACCGCGGTCGGCGCGGAGCAGGACGTGGCGGGGATCGCGCCGCCGGAGCTGCCACGGCACCCGATCAATCTGGCCGCCGTCGCGCCGGCCGCACCGCGACCGGCTCCCCACGAGGGCCTCAGACCGCTCTACACGCTCTTCACCTCCGGCTCGACCGGCGCGCCCAAGGGCGTCGACGTGCCTGACCTGACCCTGTGCAATCTGCTGCACTGGCAGAACGAGGCGGGCGGTCTCGGCGAGGCCGCGGTCACCCAGCAGTTCTCGATGCTGTCCTTCGACGTGTCCTTCCAGGAGATCTTCACGACACTGTGCTCGGGCGGACGTCTGCACCTCGTGCGCCCGGAGTGGCGGCAGGACCTGCCGGCCCTGCTCGACCAGCTGGAACAGTCCGGTGCCGAGCGGCTGTTCCTGCCCTGTGTGGCGCTGCAACTGCTGGCCGAGCACGCCGTCCACCTGGGACGGTTCCCGTCGCGGCTGCGTGAGGTGGTCACCGCGGGCGAGCAGCTGCTGTGCACCGACGCCATCCGCCGCTGGTTCGCCGGGCTGACGGACGCCCGGCTGTTCAACCACTACGGGCCCACGGAGACTCATGTCGTCAGCGGTCTGTGCCTCGACGGCGACCCGATGCTGTGGCCCACCCGTCCGGCCATCGGGCGCCCGGTGGCCAACGCGGTCCTTCGGGTGAGCGACGACAGCGGCGAACCGCTCCCGCCCGGGGTTGTCGGCCGGCTGCTGATCGGGGGCCCGATGGCCTCGCCCTGCTATCTCGGCGACGCGGAGCTCAACCGCTCCAGGTTCACCGAACTGCCCGGCCTGGGCACGTTCTACCGCAGCGGCGACCTGGCGCACTTCGACACCGCGGGGCTGCTGCACTTCGACGGCAGGGACGACGACCAGGTCAAGATCAGCGGTCACCGGCTGGAGCTGGGCCAGCTGGAAGCCGCGCTGCTGCGGCACCCGTCCGTCATCGGTGCGCTGGTGTCCCGCGACGGCGACTCCCTGGTGGCGCTGTTGCAGTGCCGCGGGGAGGACCCCGATCCGGACGAGCTCGCCGCACATCTCGCCGGCCAGGTGCCGCCGTTCGCCCGCATCCGCACGTTCCGCAGGGTGGAGGCGCTGCCACGCACCCCGAGCGGCAAACTCGACCGCCGCGCGGTCACCGCCCAGGGCCGTGAACTGGGAGGTGGGCCGCCGCCCGGGCCGCGGGGCCAGGAGGACCCGGAATCCGTCGCGGCGGCGCGCGAGGCCCGGTTGTGCGAGCTGTTCGCGGCGGTCACGGGCAAGAGGGTGCTGCCGGACCAGCGGTTCTTCGACGCGGGCGCGGGCAGTCTGGACCTGATGCGTTTCCAGCTGCGGTGCGGTGTCGAGCTGGGCCTGTCCTTCACGGTCGCCGACCTCTTCGAGCACGTCACCGTACGCAGCCTGAGCCGGTTCCTCGACAGGTCGGACCCGACGACGGCCGGGGCCACGGGTGCGGATACGGCCACGGCGCGTGTCCCCGTCGAAAGGAACAGCGACGCGGGCGAACCGATCGCCGTCATCGGGATGGCCGTACGACTGCCCGGCGCCCCCGACCTGGCGTCGTTCTGGCGGATGGTCGAGGTGGGAGAGCGCGGCATCGAGCACTTCCCGGCCGCCGAGGGACGGGTGGGCGCCCGCAGCCAGCTGGACGGCCCGCTGGCCTTCGACCCCCAGCACTTCGGTATCAGCCCCCAGGAAGCACGGCTGATGGACCCGCAGCAACGGCACCTGCTGATGAGCTGTGTGGAGGCACTCGCCCACGCGGGCATCGCCGAACCCGCCGACAGCCGCGTCGGCCTGATAGCGGGCTGCGGCGAGAACACGTACTTCCAGTCCATGCTCAGGGAGGCGGACCCCGCCGCGCTCCCGGACAGCTTCCGCCTGGCCCTCCACCACGACAAGGACTTCCTCGCCACGAAGGCGGCGTACCACCTGAACCTGACCGGTCCCGCCTTCACCGTCCAGGCGGCCTGTGCGAGTTCCCTCGTGGGGGTGCACCTCGCGGCGGGGCTGCTGCGGCAGGGCGAGGCCGACGTCATGCTGGCCGGCGGGGTCCTGGTCGATACGCTCCTGACGGACGGGTACACCTATCGGCCGCAGCACATCTTCTCGCCCGACGGTCACTGCCGGCCCTTCAGCGACGACGCCGCGGGCACCGTCGGCGCCAGTGGCGTCGGGGTCGTGGTCCTCAAGCCTCTGAGCCTCGCCGAACGCGACGGCGACACCGTCTACGCGGTCGTCACCGGGTCCGCCCTCAACAACGACGGCGCGTCCAAGCTCGGCTACAGCGCGCCTTCGGTGGCCGGACAGCGGGAGGTCATCCGTACCGCGCTGCGCCGCAGCGGCCGGCCGGGCTCCGACATCGGGTACGTCGAGGCGCACGGCACCGGGACCCGGCTGGGCGACCCCGTGGAGGTCGCCGCACTGCGGCAGGCCCTCGACCTGCCCGACTCCGCGTCGTGCGCCCTGTCGTCCGTGAAGAGCCAGATCGGTCACCTGGGCGCCGCCGCGGGCGTCGTCGGCCTCGTGCGCGCGGCGCTCGCCGTCCACCACGGGGTGATCCCGCCGAACGTCGACTTCCGGCGTCTCAACCCGGAGATCGGCGCCGACGCGGGCCCCTTCCACATCCCGACGAGGGCGCGGCCGTGGCCGGCGGGACGTCCGCGGGTGGCCGCCGTCAGCAGTTTCGGCATCGGCGGCACCAACGCCCATCTGATCCTGGAGCAGCACGCCTCCCCCGCGCCGGCGCGGACGCCGGAGGCCACCGGCCCGAGCGCCCGCACCGGCCCCCTGGTGCTGTCCGGCAGCAGCGAGCGGTCCCTGCGTACGGACGCCCGGCGCGTCGCTGACCATCTGGCCGCCGCCCCGCAGACGTACGACCAGGTCCTTCGCCATCTGCGGAGCGGCCGGCCGTCGCGGACGCACCGGGTCGCGGCCGTCTGCCCCGACGCTGAGACCGCCGTTGCCTGGCTGCGTACGGTCGCGGACGGCTCGGAGCACGCGGCGGACGGGGCGGAAGCGGTTCCGTGGACGGCGCGGGGGTCGGCCGAGGCGGGCGGCGACCTGCCGCCGGGTACGCACTCCGCTCCCCCGCCCTGGGACTTCCCGCCCCCCGCCTTCGCCCTCACCGACTACGACTTCCCGCGCGCCGCCCGGCAGCCCGAGCGCGTCACGGCGGCCGACCCCGCCGCCACCGCGCCCCCGGTGCGGATGCCGGAGGCCGAGTGGCTGCACCAGACCGAGTGGGCGCGGCTGCGACGGGCCGTCCCGTACACGGGGCCCCTCTCCGGGCGTCCGGTCGTGGTCGTCACCGACGGCACCTCGACGCCGGTCGACTGGAAGGCGCTGCACTCCGCGCACAGCCGCGTCGTGCACGTCACGAGCGGTGCCGCGTACGTCCGGTCCGGCACCGACCGGTACGAGGTCGACCCCGCCGATCCCGCCTCGCTGGCCCGGCTGCTGCGGGACGTCGGACATGACGCCCCCGAGGGGTTCGAGTGGCTGCACGCGCTGCCGCTCGGTGTCGAAGGGCCCGTCGGCGAGGGGTCGTTGGCACACGCGCGGCGCGTCTGCCTCGACCACACGGCGGCCCTGTGCCAGGCCGTGGCGAGCCTGCCGCCCGACGCGCGTCCGCGCCTGTGGTGGCTGTCCCGCGGTGCGCAACCGGTGACGGGTGAGGTGACGCGCCCCGAACTGGGGCTGCTGACCGCGGCGGTGGAGGTGCCGCGGCAGGAACTCGGCCTGGACACGCACTGGATCGACCTGCCTGGCGCCGATCCGGCCGACTGGGCCCACCTGCTGGCGCCCATCCTGGCGGACGCGCCCGCGGAGGCGGCTCCGGAGGCGGCTCCGGAGGCGGCTCCGGAACGCCGTCTCGCGCTGCGCCAGGGCTACTGGTGGCGGCCGGCCGCCCGGCCGGTACCGCGCCCGCTCCCCCGCGCCGCCGCCGGGCCCGTGCAGGGTGCCGGACTGGTGGAGGGCGACGGCACCCACCTCGTCCTCGGCGGCACCGGTGGCATCGGGACCGGCATCGCCGACTGGCTGCTCGAACACACCGACGGGCAGGTGGTGTTGCTCGCGCGCCGCGCGCACCTGCCGCCCGCCCTCGCCCGCTGGTCCGACCGTGTCACCCTCGTGGCGGCCGACCTCGCCGAGGAGTCGCTCGACGTCCTCCTGGACCGGCTCGCGCCCCACACCGGCCGCCTCCACGGCGTCGTACACGCGGCGGGCAGCGCGTCCGGCGCCCTCCTGCTCCGCCGCGACAGCGAGACCATGCGCGACGCGGACCGCGCGAAACTGAACGCCGTCCTGCTCACCGAGCGGCTGATCGCCCGCCACCGGCCGCGTTACGCCGTCTCCTGCTCATCCCTGTCGGCGCTCTTCGGCGGAGTCGGCCAGTTCGACTACGCGGCGGCGAACGGCGTGCTCGACGCCTTCCCCCACCACGGCGGCGAGGCCTCCTCGTCGACCGTGCGCCTGAGCATCGGCTGGGACGTGTGGCGGGACGCCGGCATGGCCCGCGACGCGCTCGGCACCGACGCGCGCCACCAGGCACATCTACGGACAGGGCTGTCGACCGCCGAGGGCCTGCGTGTCTTCGCCGACGCCATGGAGCTCCAGCTGCCGCACCTGCTCGTGTCCAGTACGCCCCTGGAGGCCTCCCGGTACTTCTACGAGCCCGAGGCACCCACGACCGCCCATGAGGCCACCCGAGCACCGGCCGCCGCGGCGGAGTCCCCCGACACCGCCGAACTCATCGAGGCGGCACGGGAGTTGCTGGGCACGGACACGCTGGATCCGGCGGCGTCCCTGTACGACCTGGGCGCGGACTCCCTCACCCTGCTCGACCTGCTCTCCGAGGTGAAGCGGCGGTACGGGGTCGACATCGAGCTCTCCCGGCTCAGCCATCAGGTGAGCGTCAACGAACTCCTCGACCGCCTCGACCGACCGGCACGGAGTCGGGAACCCGCCGACGACCCGGTGACCGTCGAGACCTGGCAGACCGGCGACGACCAGGACGTCCTGTGTGTGATCCACCCGGTCGGCGGCGACATCCAGGCCTATCGGCCGCTGGTCTCCGCCCTGGACGCGCGGACCACGGTCTGTCTCGTCCCCGACCCCGCCCTGCGCGATCCCCATCTGCCGGACTGGTCGGTCGCCGAGCGGGCCGACCGCTATCTCGCCGCGCTGCGCGCCCGGTTCCCCGGCCCGCGGATCCGACTGCGGCTCGCGGGCTGGTCGTTCGGCGCGCTGGTCGCCCACGCCATGGCCGCGAGGGCGGAGGCGGCGGGCCGTCCCGTGGACCGGCTGTACCTCCTGGATCCGCCCGCGCCGCAGGCCCGGGTCCAGACGCCCGACGAGGACGCCCTGCGTGCGGTCTTCGAGCTCGAACTGCGGGGCAACAAGCCGCCGGGCACCGACGCCCCGTCGTCGTCCCAGATCCGGACGGCAGGAGAGACCTACGCGGAACGGCTCGCCCACTGCTGCCGGGCCAACGTCTCCGCGATGGCCGCCCACACCGCACCCCGCCTGACCCGCACGCCCAGCGCCCTGTGGCTGGCCACCGAGGCCACCCCCGATCTGCCCCTGGCCCCGCCCGCGCCGACGGCGGCCGAGGAGTGGACGACGCTCCTCCCCCCGCCCGCCCAGGTGCAGCACGTACACGCCACGCACTACGAGATCGTCACCGGACGGCACGTACAGGACATAGCCCGTGCGATCGACGCCGACCGGTGA